The following are from one region of the Cetobacterium sp. ZOR0034 genome:
- a CDS encoding LytTR family transcriptional regulator DNA-binding domain-containing protein encodes MNKIGLVIDNNSKILLKEILNYDFVEIDIVEYCKLVLLDISIPNFKEEFDFYLSQGVSIIVLVGNSNTKEMRTFLKSNKCFDCILRYDVYEIEKSIEEYYSSIKKYSEFYLGDTYLKGVFDFSEILYMDYCRVSRKVRFNLINNESFFVKRTFSDLDFLTVTFPNFYKLERGLIINTDLIKILDYKEERIIFKDKSILYISKIKIKELESIHNFEKNRVFF; translated from the coding sequence ATGAATAAAATTGGGCTTGTAATTGATAATAATTCAAAGATTTTATTAAAAGAGATTTTAAACTATGATTTTGTTGAAATAGACATAGTGGAATATTGTAAGTTAGTTCTTCTAGATATTTCTATCCCTAACTTTAAGGAGGAGTTTGATTTTTATCTTTCACAAGGTGTTTCTATTATTGTTCTTGTAGGAAATTCTAATACAAAAGAGATGAGAACATTTCTTAAGTCAAATAAATGTTTTGATTGTATACTTAGATATGATGTTTATGAAATCGAAAAATCTATCGAGGAATACTACTCTTCTATAAAAAAGTATTCTGAATTTTATTTAGGAGATACTTACTTAAAAGGAGTTTTTGATTTTTCTGAAATTTTATATATGGATTACTGTAGAGTAAGTCGGAAAGTTAGATTTAATTTGATTAATAATGAGAGTTTTTTTGTAAAACGAACATTCTCTGATTTAGATTTTTTAACAGTTACGTTTCCAAATTTTTATAAATTAGAAAGAGGGCTTATTATAAACACTGATTTAATCAAAATTTTAGATTATAAAGAGGAGCGTATAATTTTTAAAGATAAATCAATCTTATATATCAGTAAAATTAAAATTAAAGAGCTTGAAAGTATTCATAACTTTGAAAAAAATAGAGTATTCTTTTAA